One window of Klebsiella quasivariicola genomic DNA carries:
- a CDS encoding YnaM/YnfT family protein codes for MIGIFITTSLFALLASMLFGLGMVWKSVSNNPDN; via the coding sequence ATGATCGGCATTTTTATCACCACCAGTCTGTTCGCCCTCCTCGCGTCGATGTTGTTCGGCCTGGGAATGGTGTGGAAAAGCGTCTCGAACAACCCGGATAACTGA
- a CDS encoding 2-oxo-tetronate isomerase yields the protein MTDENGDYLKTTQALTAEVAQALIARGWRLTTAESCTGGNLAAALCAQADTAAFYDTGVVTFSDEAKRHVLQVREETLAVHSAVSEACVKEMSAGILEIARADIAIAISGYAGPEGGEDGTPAGTVWFAWNFRGQTETKRMCFAGDCEAVLAQAVRYALSALGEKLPHWQ from the coding sequence ATGACTGACGAGAACGGAGACTATCTGAAAACCACCCAGGCGCTGACGGCAGAAGTGGCCCAGGCGCTGATCGCGCGCGGATGGCGACTGACGACAGCGGAATCCTGCACCGGGGGTAATCTGGCGGCCGCGCTCTGTGCGCAGGCGGATACTGCGGCCTTTTATGATACCGGCGTCGTGACCTTTAGCGATGAGGCCAAGCGTCATGTGCTGCAGGTTCGTGAGGAAACGCTGGCAGTCCACAGCGCCGTCAGCGAAGCCTGCGTCAAGGAGATGTCCGCCGGTATTCTGGAGATTGCCAGGGCCGATATTGCTATCGCCATTAGCGGCTATGCCGGCCCGGAAGGAGGAGAAGATGGTACTCCCGCTGGTACCGTATGGTTCGCGTGGAATTTTCGCGGCCAGACTGAAACCAAAAGGATGTGCTTTGCCGGCGACTGCGAGGCGGTGTTGGCGCAGGCAGTGCGTTACGCCCTGTCAGCGCTGGGTGAAAAGCTTCCCCACTGGCAGTGA
- a CDS encoding Hsp20 family protein: MALKTLSALPVFADSLFADRFNRIDRLFSQLTGDTPVGTLPAYDLQKVDDSNFLLSVSVPGWKDEELEIETVGGNLHISGKRQETEPSTDSGERWIYKGIRRANFQLSFSLPEHAQINQAQLDKGILKIAIHQEIPESEKPRKIAIENQGRVIEHKV, translated from the coding sequence ATGGCACTCAAAACCTTGTCAGCACTCCCCGTTTTTGCTGATTCTCTTTTTGCCGATCGTTTTAACCGCATTGATCGCCTTTTCAGCCAGTTAACAGGCGACACGCCGGTGGGTACATTACCGGCTTATGATTTACAGAAAGTCGATGACAGCAATTTCCTGCTCAGCGTCAGCGTGCCTGGCTGGAAAGACGAGGAGCTGGAAATAGAAACCGTTGGGGGCAATCTGCATATTTCCGGCAAACGCCAGGAAACTGAACCCTCGACAGACAGCGGTGAACGCTGGATTTATAAAGGCATCCGCCGCGCTAATTTCCAGCTCAGTTTCTCTCTTCCTGAGCATGCCCAGATCAATCAGGCGCAGCTGGATAAGGGGATCTTAAAAATAGCCATTCACCAGGAGATCCCTGAGAGTGAAAAACCGCGCAAAATCGCCATCGAGAATCAGGGCCGGGTGATTGAACACAAGGTATGA